A window from Nitrospira sp. ND1 encodes these proteins:
- a CDS encoding AsmA family protein, which translates to MKILVGIGVVILLLIVLIVALPFLIDLNKYQDRYRPLIEEALNRKVELRDIRLTIWPRIGARVGSFVVQDDPAFRTGPFASLSSLDVGVKLLPLLKGKVDVEEIALRDPVITVLKNVQGQLNISTLGAKTPAPPAPAKPEAPAQAPGSPLQILALFAVDRVSIDGGKLSYRDESTPKPTEYTVNNLEFLLTSVHLDESPTVHLGATVQPYNLPVRLDGTFGPLVETLDVKSFTFNLALGKVAVGLKGRAVGGNLDATVNALQIDTADLPIALPLTKPVQLKDVHLTLHALYPIPPDTPPANQVDLTDLGLTLVMGGSAINVKGTATKGLANLTAASASINSADLPVAIPLTKPVEFKDLHVNLRAKYPPKEGAAPLELAEIPTLGLTVAMGSSRIEVKGSVLGGLAKITANSKLINTTDLPIALTLKKPVEVKDLQAAAEMKGQEARLTNASLQLFGGFVRTQGTLGLGTAAPPFNSTVSIQGLQLGPALQAVGTDQVSMSGTASAELAVSGRGLTHPDLVKALAGTGRVAVREGKIEGINLLQQASMLLKVVGVSLDNVKATAFSAIESDFAIKQGLIVVQRLLIDSHDFQATGGGTIGLDQSLDMKLNLNLSQALSQKIAAGSPIARVALTGGRLSLPLLITGSTQAPSYGLDTKMFAGKVKEQVKEKVKGAVGDLLKGSAKPDDLKQQGKDLLKGLFGR; encoded by the coding sequence ATGAAAATCCTGGTCGGGATCGGTGTCGTGATCCTGCTGCTCATCGTCCTGATCGTCGCGTTACCATTCCTCATCGATCTGAACAAGTATCAAGACCGGTACCGCCCCTTAATCGAAGAGGCCCTCAACCGGAAGGTCGAACTCCGGGACATTCGGTTGACCATCTGGCCACGCATCGGCGCAAGGGTCGGCAGCTTCGTCGTGCAGGACGACCCGGCCTTTCGCACAGGCCCCTTCGCATCACTCTCTTCACTGGATGTCGGCGTCAAGCTGCTGCCGCTGCTCAAGGGCAAAGTCGACGTCGAGGAGATCGCCCTGCGCGACCCGGTCATCACGGTCCTGAAAAATGTCCAGGGCCAACTCAATATCTCGACCCTCGGTGCCAAAACACCGGCTCCGCCGGCCCCCGCGAAGCCTGAGGCCCCCGCGCAGGCGCCCGGGAGTCCCCTCCAAATCCTGGCGCTCTTTGCGGTGGACCGGGTCTCGATCGACGGGGGAAAACTGTCGTATCGTGACGAGTCTACCCCGAAACCGACCGAGTACACCGTTAATAATCTTGAGTTTCTGCTCACCTCGGTCCACCTCGACGAAAGCCCCACCGTACATCTGGGTGCGACGGTGCAGCCCTACAACTTGCCGGTCCGGCTCGATGGCACCTTCGGTCCACTCGTTGAAACCCTGGACGTGAAGTCGTTCACGTTCAACCTCGCACTAGGGAAAGTGGCCGTCGGGCTCAAGGGACGCGCGGTCGGAGGGAACCTGGACGCCACCGTCAATGCGCTGCAGATCGACACGGCGGATCTCCCCATCGCACTGCCGCTGACGAAACCGGTACAGCTCAAGGATGTGCATCTCACCCTCCATGCCCTGTACCCGATTCCGCCCGACACCCCGCCCGCCAATCAGGTCGATCTGACCGATCTGGGATTGACCCTGGTCATGGGCGGATCGGCGATCAACGTCAAAGGCACGGCCACCAAAGGCTTGGCTAATCTGACGGCGGCATCCGCCAGTATAAACTCCGCGGATCTTCCGGTTGCCATCCCCCTCACGAAGCCGGTCGAATTCAAAGACCTTCATGTGAACCTCCGGGCCAAATATCCGCCTAAGGAGGGAGCCGCGCCGCTCGAACTTGCCGAGATTCCGACCCTTGGCCTCACCGTCGCCATGGGGAGCTCACGTATCGAAGTCAAAGGATCGGTGCTTGGCGGATTGGCGAAAATCACCGCCAACTCAAAACTCATCAACACGACTGACCTACCAATCGCGCTGACACTGAAGAAGCCGGTGGAGGTCAAAGACCTGCAGGCCGCAGCCGAAATGAAGGGACAGGAAGCACGCCTCACCAACGCCTCGCTCCAACTGTTCGGCGGATTCGTCCGCACGCAGGGGACGCTCGGCCTGGGAACCGCAGCGCCCCCCTTCAACAGCACGGTCTCGATTCAAGGCCTCCAGCTCGGACCGGCCCTTCAGGCCGTCGGCACCGACCAGGTGTCCATGAGCGGGACAGCCAGCGCCGAGCTGGCAGTCAGCGGACGCGGATTGACCCATCCGGACCTCGTCAAGGCCCTCGCGGGTACCGGCCGTGTGGCAGTGAGAGAGGGAAAAATCGAGGGGATCAATCTGTTGCAGCAGGCCTCGATGTTGCTCAAAGTGGTCGGCGTTTCCTTAGACAACGTCAAAGCCACCGCATTTTCCGCCATCGAAAGCGACTTTGCGATCAAACAAGGGCTGATCGTCGTCCAACGGCTTCTCATCGACAGCCATGATTTTCAGGCCACCGGCGGCGGGACGATCGGCCTCGATCAGTCGCTCGACATGAAACTGAATCTGAATCTGTCCCAGGCCTTGAGCCAGAAGATTGCGGCCGGCTCTCCCATTGCCAGAGTCGCACTGACCGGCGGGCGTCTCTCGCTGCCGCTGCTCATTACCGGCAGCACGCAGGCCCCTTCCTATGGGCTCGACACAAAAATGTTTGCAGGAAAAGTCAAAGAGCAGGTGAAGGAAAAGGTCAAAGGCGCCGTGGGAGACCTCTTGAAAGGTTCCGCGAAACCGGACGATCTCAAACAGCAAGGCAAGGACCTCTTGAAGGGGCTCTTCGGGCGGTAA
- a CDS encoding mechanosensitive ion channel family protein: protein MSLANLVTQYIVQYGFRIMGAILVVVAALFVAKSVGRLFERWLNEQDLEPPLRLLLLRLVKALVVILGLLIALDQLGLQIAPLVAGLGVAGLGMGLALQGVLSNVVAGLSIIFTKPYRVGEHVSLLGVHGDVAKIDIFTTTLMHPDHSRIVIPNRKVVGEILHNFGTIRQLDLSIGVSYQTDIDTTLRVLRDLVTRHPKVLQDPAPMIGIAGFADSSITLSIRPWVQVAAVGTAHSELNQAIIQRLQADGVDIPFPQREVRLLNPS, encoded by the coding sequence ATGTCGTTGGCCAATCTGGTCACTCAATACATCGTGCAATACGGCTTTCGAATCATGGGGGCGATCCTGGTCGTCGTGGCCGCCCTGTTCGTCGCCAAATCGGTGGGGCGGCTCTTCGAACGCTGGCTGAACGAGCAGGACCTGGAGCCACCACTCCGTCTGCTGCTGCTGCGTCTGGTGAAGGCCCTCGTGGTGATCCTCGGGCTTCTCATCGCGCTGGATCAACTCGGCCTACAAATCGCGCCGCTGGTCGCCGGGCTCGGCGTGGCCGGCTTGGGGATGGGCCTTGCCCTGCAGGGCGTCTTGAGCAATGTCGTGGCCGGCCTCTCGATCATCTTCACCAAACCCTACCGGGTCGGCGAACATGTGTCGCTCTTAGGTGTGCACGGGGATGTCGCAAAAATCGATATCTTCACGACGACGCTCATGCATCCGGATCACTCCCGGATCGTGATCCCCAATCGCAAAGTCGTCGGAGAGATTCTGCACAACTTCGGCACGATTCGGCAGCTGGATCTCTCCATCGGGGTGTCCTACCAGACCGATATCGACACCACACTACGCGTGCTGCGCGACCTCGTCACCCGACACCCCAAAGTACTTCAGGACCCGGCCCCGATGATCGGGATTGCCGGCTTCGCCGATTCCTCCATTACCCTGTCCATTCGGCCCTGGGTCCAGGTCGCGGCCGTAGGAACGGCTCACAGCGAACTCAACCAGGCAATCATTCAACGATTACAAGCTGATGGGGTGGACATCCCCTTCCCTCAGCGTGAGGTACGAC